Proteins encoded together in one Hevea brasiliensis isolate MT/VB/25A 57/8 chromosome 16, ASM3005281v1, whole genome shotgun sequence window:
- the LOC110637050 gene encoding uncharacterized protein LOC110637050 has product MGNCIKPSTKQRQLEEEDMEQYDHQDYQERELEAECGKESNEKGSLKVKIVLTKEELEWLMFQLKFNEGKKLEDVLQEIERERERAKVKSWKPSLESILESPEGLEMERF; this is encoded by the coding sequence ATGGGAAATTGCATAAAGCCATCAACAAAACAAAGGCAACTTGAAGAGGAAGACATGGAGCAGTACGATCATCAAGATTATCAAGAGAGAGAATTGGAGGCTGAGTGTGGGAAGGAAAGTAATGAGAAGGGTAGTCTTAAGGTTAAGATAGTGCTTAcaaaggaggagctggagtggttgATGTTTCAGCTGAAATTTAATGAAGGGAAGAAGCTAGAAGATGTTCTGCAAGAGattgaaagagaaagagaaagagcgaAAGTTAAATCTTGGAAACCTTCTTTGGAGAGCATCTTGGAGAGCCCTGAAGGGCTCGAGATGGA